The sequence atcaaaattttcatattgataacagcgatctctatgcaaagcgggatgacacacaaatatacgcatatacctatatgagtacgtttgctttgtttagctcccTTTTtaatgagcacagcattgtatacatttggattctcaataattgttttgttttgttctctttactaataaatataataagtgataaatgtttgaaacgccacgtattggatatgattggtagaagcatccacttttgttttcgttcatatatggtacaattgaactacaatatataaacgtacccatgtatgtatttaaaaattttgtgtgcgtttgatcctttttgcaaaactcaaaattttaaatagttttaaaaaatgaggagagagagacaaattagttatttatttgatactatttcaaaggtaaactgtatttgggctattctcagacaaattttatagtaatagacgatgcccaacgccatttaaaagaacactattacccatcaaatcaacgaactttttgacacagatataaatttttaagtgtttttttttctttgtattgtattctatgtgtgtacatgtatatttttatgtatgcagccattatcaaatcatatatgaatatgaactttgaaaatattttttaccattcttcttaaatttttttaaaacgtaaagatctgtgaaaaaaaaatttttacttttgcaaatccaagaaattttacgaatggcaaaaaaaaattgtataattgtgttggtgaatggcacacgacttatcataaaacaaatgcaTCCGAATTGTTTGCACGCGGAAGTGTTATGCGGAGATGCTCAGGGAAGGCGATTTCTATTGCCTCGTATAAATTTGCAGCCGAGCGAAACCACACTTCCTTTTAGGTTGAAGCGCCGCCAATTTCCCACTACAATAGCCTTcgccataacaataaataaggccCAGGGGCAAACATTATCAAAGGTGGGCCTTCATTTAAAGAAGGATTGCTTTGCTCACGGCCAACTTTATATTGCGTTAAACCGGGTTAGATCCTGGGAAAATATACGAGTTCAAATGGGCAATAACGAAAACTTGACgttgaatgtagtttataatgaagtaattaaaaaaaaattactgatttaactgaaaaaaattttaaaaacgttatatgcataagttcttacatgttacatatgaataaaaatatacacttttctaatcatcataacttttaatatataaagtgTCACAcatgctgtttactttccgtgggaaaaaagcccacccgattttcgggggttacatactagtatatatatattatataaataatttattatatacctaaattattttttaagaataagaATTACATATTTTCAGTCATAATCTCagacactttaaaaaaaaaaaaaaatattggtgcgtgttaggtgtttggccgagttccttctcctatttgtgacgtgtgTCTTGATGCTGTTTCGCATGTGGAGGAACCAATAGttataagccgactccgaattaCAGATATGTTTTCATTAGATTTTtcttgacagaaatacactcgaaggtttgccattgcctgccgacgagTGGCcgcttagaaaaaactttttctttcattttgctgtttcatgcacggagattcgaacctgtgcacttccaaaTGATAGTCTGGCACCAACCCAttgggctacggcggtcgctttTAGATACCCCAAAAATGTCcgtaagaaattttttaagcaacaaatcttaaaattttatgcTTAGCCTTcagtatgcaattttttatggcaCACTTTGCCAATAATGTGAAATATGCTGTTAGTGTGAATATCACAACCAGACAATgctaaaatatcaattagtgtaaatttttcattatgtcaaaaacaaaataaaaaaaaaacaaattacaatagaaaaataaatttaaaaaataaatgaaaaattgtcgTTTGTTCCAAACATATTACAAATTTAGTTGACACTCGAGCTTAACCAAGCCTCACTGCCCCagtgcaaagcaaaaaaatttattatgcaaAATCTTTCACTACACTCACCATTAACCACCACCACCGTATTGGTATTCTTCGCCTCCACCCGCGTTTGTGACTCCATTTCCGCTTTATCTATTCGCTCATCACCACGCGCATTATTACCCTCTATTTTAGTCAAATTCACAATCGCGTTCACAAATTTCAACACATCAAACCCGCTCACatttaaatattgcaaaaaagcaCCCACTTCCGGCGATGCAACGATGTGCTGACGCAACGCAACGAAATCGCGCCCACTCAAATAGGCGTAGGCGCGACGCACTTCCGCATCATTGTGATAGTAATTGGCGGCAATCGATTTAACCTCTTCGGCCGGTATTAATGACACAAAATCGCTCATGTCAATCGATGACACCGGCTGTGGCACGCTGTGCGGTCCGTCGGCGAGACGCAAAAGCACACCGTGAAACAAGACGCCATCAGCAATTATTTCATCAGCGGCCGCTGCATTgacagcatcaacatctgcagTTTTTATGTTCGCCGCACTGTTATCATCCCCATCCGCATCATCACTATCGCTGTCTGAGTCAAAGGGCTCCTGATGATAGGAGCTGCCCAGCGCTGTGGAATCGGATGGATCGCCAATGGCTGGCTCTGCAGCGGCGGCAGCAACTAATGTGTCCTCTCGCGCGGCAGCGGATGTTAGCAGCTCACTTTGTTGTTCATAAGTACCGAAgggatttttttctttccgtTGTTGTTGTGTATGCCTTGCCTTCTTCTCTAACAAAATCAAATCATCCACAATGTCCATCACCGACTCATTATCCACATTATCGAACCGCTGTTGTTGTTCTCTttcatttgttattgttgttgcattttggCATAGTTCGTGGAGACCCTGTCGGGTGCAGCGTACAATTTCCTTAACGACAACCAGCTCGGTGCCGTCGGTGGTGTAGCCGTGGGTGGGCCGACATTGCATCGATTGTGGCCAAATGGCGAGGAGGAGGGGGAATAGCATGCAAGCTGTGGCCATGATGTTGGGGTGCTGGAGTGACGCCAGCATTTTGCGTTGTAGGGAAAGTCAGATGCGTGTTGAATGGTTCgttgtttaataaattaatgagTTTATATTCAAGTCTTTTATTTAAGATTTTCTCACATTTTCAAATACTATCATATCGTTTTCTGTgataattttgctaaaaaaatgtttttttttaataattttacttaaaaactcAATGTTAACACAAAAGAGATCGGTATGAGTTTATATCAAGGCGAGTCTATTAACTGTGgtattggtaaatcagctgatttgtttctcTCTTTCGCCGCGCCCAGGTGCCTGTCAGAACAGAATGCAACTCGtttgttttctacttcgccaatactttgctttgacaatcaaactaacaa is a genomic window of Anastrepha ludens isolate Willacy chromosome 6, idAnaLude1.1, whole genome shotgun sequence containing:
- the LOC128867763 gene encoding uncharacterized protein LOC128867763, with product MLASLQHPNIMATACMLFPLLLAIWPQSMQCRPTHGYTTDGTELVVVKEIVRCTRQGLHELCQNATTITNEREQQQRFDNVDNESVMDIVDDLILLEKKARHTQQQRKEKNPFGTYEQQSELLTSAAAREDTLVAAAAAEPAIGDPSDSTALGSSYHQEPFDSDSDSDDADGDDNSAANIKTADVDAVNAAAADEIIADGVLFHGVLLRLADGPHSVPQPVSSIDMSDFVSLIPAEEVKSIAANYYHNDAEVRRAYAYLSGRDFVALRQHIVASPEVGAFLQYLNVSGFDVLKFVNAIVNLTKIEGNNARGDERIDKAEMESQTRVEAKNTNTVVVVNEISKAEQNVPPSNGATPTSPSLNETMPIATTRSPIATTKFDETATQQEQQLNGLHGLVDSILEILPQDQILSTFFDKLETDENFRKFVHNIQRPAFAQILSKMEQSMSLRNLIFTLHNNGIYITRIVDSLKAYFFLGGFS